A region of the Lycium barbarum isolate Lr01 chromosome 1, ASM1917538v2, whole genome shotgun sequence genome:
TTTTGTGTAATTTGGAGTACTTAAATAAAACTTCAAATGTCTCCTCCTTTCACTAACAAGTATCCCTTTTTGATGTTAATGGTGATCCTCTGCATCTTTCTCTTCCCATTGGAAGCACAATCCTCTGGTCTCTTTCTCTCTTAATTAATTTGTGTCTTTCAATAAATATAATAGCTCTATGTATAAGACTTCGCTTACCATGTGAATTAAATATTACTCTGTTTTCAGATTACTGTTTCTTGCTTAGTGGATGCGCACATGGAAAAGCCGCCATGCAACAACACATGATTCAGAACAGAAAGGTTGTTAATCTATATGTGCATGTTAAATATTCAGAGAGGAAATTAATTAAGCTCGTCTTCCTTGTATTAATTTCTTCATTGTATGTGTCATTGCAGGTGCTTTACAGCTTGAAGGAGAAAGAGACAGTTCCCATTACCGTAAATAGAAAAACAATAAGCCGAGATGATGTGGAATTAAGAGAAGCACCTATGAGTCCAGACCCTTTGCACCATAATGGGGGTAAACCTAGGAATAAACCTGAGATTATGCCATAGCTAtctataatataatataatataatatgataTTTACTTTTGCAAATCGGCTTGTTCAgttttctcttttttgttttctttttatcGGGGTATCACCTTCCAAAGGTTATAGTTCTAAGTTAAATATAACTTAGACAGGATTTTTGTGATGTAAAATACTGCACTTTGTTAATTTCTCTTTTCTTAGAATCTCATCTATGCAAATGGAATCATTTCAATCATTGCTCGATGGTGCCTCTCGTATATTTAAGTTCGAGTTTGAGTTTTTTTCACTGACAGTGTACAAAAGATTTGTATATTTAGGTCACTTTTGAAATAAATACAAGTAAATCTCTATAAAGTATTACTCATTAATCAAGAAAACCGAAGACGAGATTTTAATTTGCTATCACAGGCTAAACTATATTAATGTGTTAAAAAATGTTTAAACTGGCAGTATCATTATATTGGAGATTATACCCTATCAATGCATGGGAGATATATCTGTTCTAATAGGCTAAaacttattaataatataatTTTTATTATCATTTATATTCTAAAATTGATCCTTTTCGTGAACTACTATAAGTATATGCTTTGCAACGTGCATAACACTAGTATTCCGTGAGACGTGCATTTCATGACAGTTAGCAAAAAAATTTTAAAATCTCATATGTTGCTCTATGGTTGATAGAAGAAAAAACAGCTCCAAAGCAGTGAGATAGAAATTTCTCGAAAAAAACCAGGCACAGGTCCAACTATATTGCAATACATGCAATAAAAAATTGCAAACTGAACTGAATCTTATAGCTCAGTTGGAATAGGTCATCTGCTATTATTAAGGGGAATCACATCCAAAGACAAAAGTTGAACAGTGCTAAGACGATGTAAGAAATCTGCTGGGATAATATCGAATTGATTTTCATCCAAGCAGGCAACTTTCAAATTGGATAATCCACTGAAAGTAGGCAATTTCCTACTAAAACAATTCTTATCTAGGCCATGATATTGAAGATTAACTAATTCATTCAAGTTCTGACGTAAAGGACCCTTTAAAAAACCCAAACCA
Encoded here:
- the LOC132617429 gene encoding uncharacterized protein LOC132617429, with the translated sequence MSPPFTNKYPFLMLMVILCIFLFPLEAQSSGLYYCFLLSGCAHGKAAMQQHMIQNRKVLYSLKEKETVPITVNRKTISRDDVELREAPMSPDPLHHNGGKPRNKPEIMP